Within the Herbaspirillum sp. RTI4 genome, the region GGTTGCGGGAATTGCCGCTGGCGACGAATTGCTGGTAGAGGCCGGCGACTTTCTGGTGGTAGCGGTAGTTGCCGGCGGACAGGGCTAAGGTCCAGTTGCCTAGGGGCAGGCCGTAATACAGGCTGTTGCCGCCGGTGCCGCGGTCGCCGCCGCGTCGGTCAACGTCGGTGTTGAGGCTGAGGTTGAGCAGGTCGTTGAGGCCGAGCGGGTTGTCTATGCTCAGATTGAGGCCGCCTTGCAATTTGCCGGTGGCTTTGGCTCCGCTGTCGTCGAGCGTGGTACTCAGTCGCCAGGGTTTGCTGCGCGTGACGGCAATGACGACGTCGCTTTCGCCGGGGACTGCGCCGGGGACGATTTCCATGCTGACGTCCTGGCTGGGGACGCGCTTCATTTGCTCCAGGCCCTGTTCCAGTTCGCGCAGGTTGAGCAGACGGCCGGGGCCGGTCGGAAAGGCGTTGACCCAGGTGCCGCGCTGTTCGGGATCGGCAAAGCGGATGTTGCGGATAATGCCGGGGATCAGAGCGAGTGTGAGTGTGCCGCTGCTTAGTTCTTGCTCGGGGATGCCAATGCGAGTGGTGCTGTAGCCCTGGATCAAGATCAGGCGGGTGAGGCGTCGTACGATCAGGTTCAGGCCTTCTTTGCCGATGCAGGTGCCAGCGTATTGATCCAGGTATTGCTGGGCGAAGCGGAACGGGTCGAAGGTGAGCTGGCTGGCTCCGGCTTGCCGGAGTGCGGGCGATAAATGCGGCGGGACTTCCAGCAGCAGGCTATTGATTTTGAAGCAGGGGGATTCGCTTGGGAGTGCGAGCGATTCCAGCTCATCGGTCGTGGTCTGCGGTGCGCGCAGTTCGACCCGGGGGGATTGTGATTGATTTTCCCTTTCGACGGCTTCCGACTGGCTGCGGCGGCGCTGTTGTTCGTTGGCATCGATTGAGGTGGATTGCCCTCTTGCATCGGCAAACGCTGCGCTCAATAGCAACGCCATGCCGGCGTAGTGCATGTGGCGCACAGCGTGCGTGCTGAGCTTACGGGCCGCGGCCTGCTTCTTCATTGATCGAGTACTTTCTTTTTGTTGAGTGGCCGTGGCCGTCAACCGCTGATTGCCAGGGGTTTTAGAAAGACTCGATCTTGTCGATATTCGCTATTTTCAGAAATATGACGAGTACCAATGTAGAAGCAAATCTACGTAGTATTGCTTATGGAAAAGTATTGAAAATCGTATTCGGGCGAGTTGGGTGCGACTTGAGGAGGCGGGTCTGTTACGCCGCTTTGACTGGTTTAGTTCTTTGGTGCATGTTCGGGCAAGGCGCTTGCCCCGGAAGATGCGAGTGCAAGGCAAGGCATCTTCAATTTCTTTGACTTGTATTATGTTTGGCAAGTTGGTTTTGCCTGAGCCGATCTGGCTTGGATTGGCGCATGCATTTGGGGAGCCCCAAATGGAAAGCCCGCAGCACGAATAAATTCGATGCTGCGGGCCGGTGTCTCCTCTACCCTCTAATGAGATAGGATTTTTAACTGCTTGACGCATAGTGCGCTAGATTTTACCTATAGTCATTATGCGCCGCACTATATTTGAAAAAGTGATATAAGACCGAAAATCAGTCACTTCATAGTGATCGTTTGTTAAGGCCTCTTTTGAGGCCTCCTCTATAATTTCGGACAAAAAAAAGCCCGGGAGCTTTGCAGCTTCCGGGCTAAATCCAATTCTTTTAGAGGTAATTGGAGGAGACAGGTGTAACTATATAGATCGAGGCATTTGTCCACAACTTTATTATTCGCATACCTGTTATCCAATTTGTGAATAATACCTTCCATCTGCAGCTATATACATTCTCCCCCACATAGATAAAATAAGGTTTCGGTTGCAGTGCGGCATAGATAATGCCGTCTCCCATTCCCCGAATTAAGACTATCCGTCTGCAATAAGCTGCTCCGTAGAAATAAAAAAGGGACGCAACCCGAAGGTTCGTCCCTTTTTTCTCACCGGTCAGCGCTGCTGCTGACTGACCCGGTCAGGTATTACGAATCGCGGCCAGCCTTTTTGCGTTCGTTTTCTTTCAGATAACGTTTGCGCAAGCGGATGCTCTTCGGTGTGACTTCGACCAGCTCGTCGTCATCAATGAATTCCACTGCATATTCCAGCGACATTTCGATTGGCGGCACCAGGCGCACCGCTTCGTCAGTACCGGAGGAACGAACGTTGGTCAGTTGCTTGCCCTTGATCGGGTTGACGACCAGATCGTTGTCGCGCGAGTGGATACCGATGATCATGCCTTCATAGACTGGATCATTGTGGCTGACGAACATACGGCCGCGATCTTGCAGTTTCCAGATGGCGTAGGCAACGGCAGCGCCGTCGTCCTGGGAAATCAGCACGCCATTGCGACGACCGCCGAGTTCACCCTTACTGTTGTCCACTGGTGCGTATTCGTCGAACACGTGGCTCATCAAGCCAGTGCCGCGTGTCAGCGTCATGAATTCGCCCTGAAAACCAATCAGGCCGCGTGCAGGAATACGGTATTCCAAGCGCACACGTCCTTTGCCGTCCGGTTCCATGTTCTGCAGATCGCCACGACGACGACCCAGTTCTTCCATGACACCGCCCTGGTTGTTTTCTTCAACATCCACAGTCAGATTTTCGTACGGCTCGTGACGTTCGCCATCGACCATCTTGTAGACCACGCGTGGACGCGAAACGGCCAGCTCGAAGCCTTCGCGACGCATGTTTTCAATCAGAATCGTCAGATGCAATTCGCCGCGACCCGACACTTCATAGGTCGAATCGTCGTTTTCTGCTTGCACTACGCGCAAAGCCATGTTGGCTTTCAGTTCGCGGTCCAGACGGTCGCGGATCTGACGAGTAGTAACGAATTTGCCTTCGCGGCCAGCCAGTGGCGAATTGTTCACCATGAAGTTCATGGTCAGTGTCGGTTCGTCGATCTTCAACATCGGCAAGCCTTCCGGGGTGTCCGGTGCGCAGATGGTGGAACCAATGCTGATGTCTTCAATACCATTGATCAGTACGATGTCGCCAGCCAGTGCTTCGTCAACCTGCACGCGATCCAGACCACGGAAAGTCAGCACTTGGTTGATACGCGCCTTGGTTGGCTTGTCATCCGGGCCATTCATCCAGACCACGTCTTGCAGGGCTTTGACGCGACCGCGCAGGATACGGCCAACGCCGATTTTGCCGACGTAAGACGAGTATTCCAGCGAGGTGATTTGCAGTTGCAGCGGACCATCCGGATCATCTTCGCGTGCAGGAACGTGTTCGAGGATTGCGTCGAACAGGGGCTCCATATTGCCTTCGCGGATGGAATCTTCCAGACCAGCGTAGCCTTTGAATCCCGATGCGTAAATGATAGGGAAATCCAATTGCTCGTCGGTAGCGCCGAGTTTGTCGAACAGTTCGAAAGTGGCGTTGACCGCTTTTTGCGGGTCAGCATTTTCACGGTCGATCTTGTTGACCACAACGATAGGCTTCAGACCCAGGGCCAGCGCCTTGCGCGTTACGAAACGCGTTTGTGGCATCGGGCCTTCTTGCGCATCCACCAGCAGCAGCACGCTGTCTACCATCGACAGCACGCGCTCAACTTCGCCACCGAAGTCGGCATGGCCGGGGGTGTCTACGATGTTGATGTGGGTGCCCTTGTATTCGACGGCACAGTTCTTAGACAGAATCGTGATACCGCGTTCTTTTTCGATATCGTTGGAGTCCATCACGCGGGCGTCAACCTGTTGGTTTTCGCGGAAGGTACCAGATTGACGCAGCAACTGGTCTACGAGTGTGGTCTTGCCATGATCGACGTGGGCAATGATGGCGATGTTGCGAATAGCGCGTTTTGGAGTTGACATAAATAGTTGGTTGCTGTGCCGATGGGAGGCGCGCATTATAGCATGCTGCAATGCACGAACTTTTTTACTGATTCCTTGCCAACAAGTCCTTCTATTTCAAAGACTTGCTGCATTTCTAATTACGTTGTGATGTCTTGCGATGCACTAACAATGCGTCGCGGCGGCTATCGCGCCTTAATTCTGAAATTGCACCGTGGAAATCAAACGCTCCGGGGCCAATACAGTAAATTCCTGCATCAGTCCGGTGCCCAGCAATTGCTGGTCTTCCCGTCGATACACACGCACCCGACCGAGTTGTTCCGGCGCGCTGATCTGCTCCTTGCCAAGCGATAAACGCTGACCCTGTAAAAATCGCTGCGCCAGCACTTCCGGCAATTCCACTACCGGAAACGAGGTGAGCAAGGCATCGACCGGCATCAATGAAGTGGCGCGTTCCGATTCGGGAATTGCCGCGAACTGCTCCAGGGTGATGCCGTCCTTCAACGTCAGTACGCCGACACCGGTGCGACGCAAGGCCTGCAGATGCGCCCCGCAACCGAGTGCGGCGCCGATGTCTTCGCCCAGCACCCGAATATATGTGCCCTTGCTGCAACAAACCCGCAGATGCAGATACGGTGCCTGGTACTGAAGCATTTCCAGTGCATGGATCACAACCGGGCGGGCTTCGCGTTCCAGCGTAATGCCAGCGCGCGCGTATTCGTACAAGGGCTTGCCGTCGCGCTTGAGCGCAGAATACATTGGCGGCGTTTGCTCCTGAGGACCACGAAATCGCTCCAGTACGGTGGCGATCTGCTCCGGCGTAACGTCAACTTCCAGAGTCTGCAACACCTCCCCTTCGGTGTCGCCAGTCGTCGTCTGCACGCCCAGGTGGACTACCGTTTCGTAGGTTTTGTCCGCCTCCAACAAGTCCTGCGCAAACTTGGTTGCCTCCCCAAAACACAAGGGCAGCAAGCCGGTTGCGAAGGGGTCCAGCGTCCCAGTGTGGCCCGCTTTTTCCGCATTCAGCAGGCGCTTTGCCGCAATCAGGGCATCGTTGCTGGAATGGCCGACCGGCTTATCCAGGAGCAATACGCCATGAACGGGAACGCGCTTTTTTTTAGGCTGGAAAGACGCCATCGGGAATCATCAGTGAGGGAAAAATGGAATAAACAGCCCGGTTGCAGGCCGAATAATCAAAAGAAATAAACAGAACAAATATGCAGGACAAATATGCTGACCTAATAAGTGACCCAAACCGCCAGTGACTAGCGGAAGTCAGCTTTCGTCGGCATCCTTGGCACGCGTAGCGTTGGCTTCGTCGATCAGTTTCGACATATGCAAACCGCGCACCGTCGAATCGTCATGCACGAAATGCAATTGCGGCAGCGTATGGATGCTGAGACGGCGACCTAATTGCGTCCGCAGAAAACCGGCTGCCTTGTTCAGTACTTCCAGCGTGCCGCGCACGGCGACAGGATCATCCTGCAAGGTCGTGAAAAACACCTTGGCGTGTGCGTAATCGGGGGTCACCTGAACTTCGGTCAGCGTAATCATGCCAACCCGGGGATCTTTCAATTCGTACGCGATGAGTTCCGACAGATCGCGCTGGATCTGGTCGGCGACGCGCAAGCCGCGGCCGGGAATCGATTTACTATGTTTTGCCATATGCGTGTTACTGCCTATCCTGCTGATGTTGCTTATATTACTGAGGGGTTGCCTACCCTGCTTTCAAGGGGCGGATGCAGCGGCCGGGAATGACATGGCACTGAACATCCCCGCATCGGCTGCCGGATTCCGGCAACTGACGCGGTGAGGCAATAACGCTTTACATCGTGCGGGCGATTTCCTGCACTTCGAAAATCTCGAGCTGATCGCCGACCTGGATGTCGTTGAAGTTCTTGAGTGACAAACCGCATTCGAAGCCAGCTCGGACTTCTTTGGCGTCGTCCTTGAAGCGCTTGAGCGAATCCAGATCGCCGGTCCACAGCACAACATTGTCGCGCAGCAGGCGCACGGACGAACCGCGACGCACCAGACCTTCGAGCACATAGCAACCGGCAATCGCGCCGACTTTGCTGACGAGGAACACTTGTCGGATTTCAACCAGACCCAGCGACTGTTCGCGCTTTTCAGGCGACAGCATGCCGGACATGGCGGCCCGCACTTCGTCTACCGCATCGTAAATGATGTTGTAGTAGCGGATGTCCACGCCATTGGCTTCGGCCAGCTTGCGGGCAGAGGCATCGGCCCGTGTGTTGAAGCCGATGATGACTGCCTTCGAGGCCACGGCCAGGTTGACGTCGGATTCGGTAATACCACCGACTGCCGCATGCACCACCTGCACCCGCACTTCGCTGTTGGACAGCTTTTGCAAGGATTGAACCAGTGCTTCCTGCGAACCTTGCACGTCGGTCTTGACGATCATTGGCAGGTTCTTGACTTCGCCTTCGGCCATTTGATCGAACATGTTTTCGAGCTTGGCGGCTTGTTGCTTGGCCAGCTTGACGTCGCGGAACTTGCCTTGACGGAACAGGCCGATTTCACGCGCTTTGCGCTCATCGGACATGACCAGAACTTCTTCACCGGCGACCGGCACTTCAGTCAGACCCTGAATTTCGACCGGAATCGATGGGCCAGCTTCAGTAATGCTCTTGCCATTTTCATCGAGCATCGCACGTACCCGGCCGAATGAGGAACCTGCCAGCACGACATCGCCGCGCTTGAGCGTACCCGACTGCACCAGAATAGTGGCGACCGGGCCGCGGCCCTTGTCCAGCTTGGCTTCAATCACCAGACCGCGTGCAGGCACGTTGATGGCCGATGTCAGCTCCAGCACTTCCGCCTGCAACAGCACTTGTTCCAGCAGACTATCGATACCCTCACCGGTCTTGGCTGACACGCCGATGAATGGCGACTCTCCGCCGTATTCTTCAGGAACGACGCCTTCGGCAACCAGTTCCTGCTTAACGCGGTCCAGATTGCTGCCCGGCTTGTCGATCTTGTTGATCGCTACGACCAGCGGCACACCGCTGGCCTTGGCATGGGCAATCGCTTCCTTGGTTTGTGGCATCACGCCATCGTCGGCGGCAACCACCAGAATAACGATGTCGGTTGCCTTGGCGCCGCGGGCACGCATGGCCGTAAAGGCTTCATGGCCCGGCGTATCGAGGAAGGTGATCATGCCACCCGACGTTTCGACGTGATATGCGCCGATGTGCTGGGTAATGCCACCGGCTTCGCCGGAAGCAACCTTGGTACGACGAATGTAATCGAGCAGCGATGTTTTACCGTGATCGACGTGACCCATGACGGTGACGACCGGAGCGCGCGCCAGGACGATAGCGTCGACATGCTCAACACCCTCTTCCAGCAAGGCTTCAGGGTCATCGAGCTTGGCCGCGAATGCGCGGTGGCCCATTTCTTCGACCACGATCATGGCCGTTTCCTGGTCCAGCACCTGGTTGATGGTGACCATTTGGCCCAGTTTCATCAGATGCTTGATGACTTCGGATGCCTTGACCGACATCTTGTGCGCAACTTCCGCTACGGTGATGGTTTCAGGAATATGCACATCCTTGACGACAGCTTCTGTCGGCGCCTGGAAATTGCTTTCGTGATCATCTTGTTGATTGCTGCGACGCCCCTTAGGGCCACCGCGCCAGCTATCACGCCCGCCGCCACTTGGGCCGCGTGCTTTCATGCCGGTGCCGCGTTTTTTCGCGTCATCCTGCCAGGTGGAGGAAACATTGGCCGACTTGATCGATTTCTTGTCGACGACAGGTTTCTTTTCGTCTTTCTTTTCGCCCGGCTTCTTGTCAGCCGGCTTGTGCAATGTGCCTTCAGCAGGCTTGGCAACCACCGGCGCGACGACTGGCTCCGGTGCTTTGATGACGCGCCGCGGCGCATTCATCATGGCCTTGATCTGCGCAACTTCGTCAGCGACAGCCTTACGGGCACGTTCAGTTGCAACGACACGGTCAGCCGCTTCCTTGCTTGCCAGCTCGGTTTTTTTCTTGGCTTCTTCGGCAGCTGCACGCTTTTTCTCGGCTTCTGCCGGATCGGTCTGTTCAGGTGCTGCAACGGGAATCGCTGCGACGGCCTGCTCGGCAGCAACTTCTGCTTTCGCCGCCAGCTTGGCTTCACGCTCTGCCTGCTTGGCATGCTCTTCAGCTGCTTTGGCTTGAGCGATTTCTTCCGCTTCCAGCTGCGCCAGACGCTGCTGCTTCTCTCGCAGGTCGGCTTCCTGACGCGCGATCAATTCGACCTGACGCTGCGCTTCCGCTGCGCGCCGTTCGATTTCCGCCTGGTCGATCACAGGAACCGGCGCCTCTTCTTGCGCAGCAGCGGTTTCTTGCGGTGCCTCATCACGCTTGATGAACGTCCGCTTTTTGCGCACTTCCACTTGGATCGTGCGCGACTTTCCAGTAGCGTCAGCCTGCTTGATTTCGGTCGTTTCCTTGCGAGTCAGCGTAATTTTTTTCTTGTCGCTATCCGGTGCTGCGCCACGAACCCGCCGCAAATGCTCGAGCAGGCGATCCTTATCTTCTTTCGACAAGGCGTCGTCTTCAGAGCTTTTATCCACTCCTGCCGACTTCAATTGGGTCAACAGCAGATCCGCCGGCATTTTCAGCTCGGTGGCAAATTGGGCTACATTGTTACTTGCCATTCAATCCTCTTTTCTATATTGCTCAGCAGATGCTACGGGCAGACGCTAAATACGCGCATTTCAGCTTATTTAGCTTCAGCAAGGCTCCATGCCCTGGCCTGCAATGCTTTCGCATGCTCATCGTATTTGGCGTCAATGAGTGTCATCTCATCATCCGTCACATCTGCAAATTCGTTTTCTCTCAGCTGACGTGCGCGATCTGCTGGCAATGCCAGAATCGCTGCGAATTCATCGTAGGCCAGCGCGATAAAAGCCTTCAGTGTCTTGATACCCGCCAGACCCAGCTTGCCGGCCATCACGCGCTCCATGCCCTCGAATTCGATCAGCGCCTCTTCCATGCCTTCGAGTCCCTCTTCCGAGGCAATCGCTTCACTGACCAGGGCATCGCGAGCGCGATTACGCAGTTCGTTGACGGTGTCTTCGTCGAAGGATTCGATTTCCAGCATTTCATTGATCGGCACGTAGGCGATCTCTTCCAGACTGGCGAAACCTTCTTCCACCAGAATATCGGCCACTTCCTGATCGACATCCAGTTTTGCCATGAACAAGGCGCGGATCGCACCAGTTTCCACAGCGGATTTGTCAGCCGATTCTTCCGCAGTCATGATGTTGATCTGCCAGCCGGTCAGCTCTGCCGCCAGACGGACGTTTTGTCCGCCGCGGCCGATAGCGATGGCCAGATTTTCTTCATCCACCACGACATCCATGGCGTGCGTATCTTCATCGACCATAATCGACGACACATTCGCCGGCGCCAGTGCGCCGATAACAAACTGCGCCGGGTCTTCCGACCACAGGACGATATCGACACGCTCACCGCCGAGTTCGCCGGTCACTGCCTGCACGCGCGAACCGCGCATGCCGACACAGGTGCCGATAGGATCGATGCGTTTGTCTGCTGTATAGACGGCGATCTTGGCGCGAACGCCGGGATCGCGTGCTGCTGATTTAATGTCCAGCAGGCCTTGTTCGATTTCCGGGACTTCCAGCTCGAACAGCTTCATGATGAATTCAGGCGCGGTGCGCGACAGGATGACCTGTGGGCCACGAGCGTTGCGTTCTACGCGCAGAATATAAGCGCGGACGCGGTCGCCGATGCGCAGATTTTCTTTAGGGATAGTCTGGTCGCGTGGCAGGCGGGCTTCGATTTTGCCGGATTCCACAATGGCATCGCCGCGTTCCATGCGCTTGATCGTGCCGGTGACCAATGAATCACCGCGCTCCAGGAAATCAGCCAGAATTTGTTCGCGCTCGGCGTCACGGATACGTTGCAGAACCACTTGCTTTGTATCTTGGGCGAAGCGGCGTCCGAAGTCGACCGATTCGATCGGCTCTTCGATGTATTCATCCACTTCGATATCGGGGATTTGCTCTTTGGCTTCGAAATGCAGCACTTCCTGATCGGGCAGCTGCAAGCCGGCCTCATCTGGCACAACGTGCCAGCGGCGGAAAGATTCGAATCCGCCATCTTCACGATTGATCGTGACCCGGATGTCGACATCGCCTTCATAGCGTTTTTTGGTGGCCTGGGCGAGAGCGTGTTCGAGCGCGCCGAAAACGACATCCTGATCGACATTTTTTTCGCGCGCCAGCGCATCGACTAACAATAAAACTTCGCGGCTCATGCTTTGCGGCTCCTAAAATTCACTTGCGGCACCAGACGTGCCTTATCCACATCGGCGAGCGCAAAATCCAGCACCGCTACCGACCCATCGTTTGCTTCGAATTCCAGTTTTAGTACTTCACCATCCGGTGCGCGCAACAAACCTTGGAAAGATTTGCGATGCGCCGTACCCGGCATCGGCACCCGCAGTTTGATCAGGGCTTCCTGATCAACGAAACGCTGGAAATCAGCCAGCTTTTTCAGCGGCCTATCCAGTCCGGGGGACGATACTTCCAGCCGTTCGTAGACGACATTTTCTACCGTAAATACATGCAGTAACTGATGCGTGACTTTTTCGCAGTCTTCGACGGTGATTGCACCCTGATCCGCGCGCTCGGGCGGGAAGTCGATGTACACGCGCAGCATGCCGTGCGCGGCTTTTTCAAAGTCCACCAATTCGTAACCCATGCCCGTCAGGGTTGTCTCTATCATTTCCTGCAATTGCAAATCGGTCTCCGTCGGCATCCACGGATGCCATTCATACGTTTGAACAGTGCGCTGCATACACCGGCAATGCCATCGGGCGACGAGTCACCTTTATTACTTGTACTACTTCAATGGACATCTTGCCGTCATGCACAAATGGTTCAGCAAAAAAAAATGGGCATCTGCCCATCTTTCTAATCGTTAATCAAATACAAGCAGATCGACTTGTATTTTTTGCTGAGCCACGCGGTTAACTCCGGCATTGTAACTGAATAACACCTTCACCGCAAATCAGCCGTATTAACGACTTCTTACCGGAGCAACCCTGAGGGACCAACCGCTACACAACAACGACACGATTAGTCCGTCGAGACTCAGCCGCGCGTGCGCCGACGCGGCATACCGTTCTGTCCTTGACCCTGCCCTTGCCCTTGTGGCTTTGCTTGCCCCATGGGACTACGCGGACGCGATTGACGGCGCTGACCAGCGTCAGGAAACCCGAGAGCTGTCTGCAATGGATCAGGTTGCCGGGAGCGTGGCTTTCCTTGCCCCTGACCGCCGCCATCAGGATTGCTGCCGCCCTGCCATTGGCTGCGACGCGGCGCGCCTTGCGCTGCGCCGGCATACGAACCCTGTCCCTGCGGTTTGCCACGGCCGCCGCCATTACCGGCATATCCACCGCCATTGGCATTGCCGCCGCTGACGTTGCCATTCACATTGCCGTTGACGTTCCCGTTGCTATTGCCGTAACTGTTGCCATTACCATAACCAGCGCTGTTGCCATTGCCGGTGCTGTTGCCGTTACCACGACGATTACCGTTGTCATCGCCATAACGACCGCCGCCCTGCTTTTTGCCCGGAGCTTTACCATCGGGTACTATTTTTTCCAGGCCACTCACGGCAAGCAAATCACGCACAGCGTTTTCTTCCAGCTCTTCCCAACGGCCGCGTTTCAGGCCGCTCGGCAAGGTCATGGCACCGTAACGGGTACGGATCAGACGTGAAACCGTCAAACCAACCGCCTCAAACATCCGGCGCACTTCACGATTACGACCTTCGCCGATGATGACGCGATACCACTTATTAACGCCTTCACCACCGCCGTCAGAAATTTTTGAAAACTGCGCCGTGCCGTCATCCAGTTCGACGCCATTCAACAGTTTCTGGCGCATGCCCTCTTCCAGCTCGCCCAAGGTACGGACGGCATATTCACGATCAATGCCGTAGCGCGGGTGCATCAGACGGTTAGCCAGATCGCCGGAGGTTGTAAACAACAGCAAACCTTCGGTGTTGAAATCCAGACGTCCCACGGCCAGCCACTTTCCGACTTTCATGGTCGGCAAGCGCTCGAATACCGAGGAGCGGCCTTCAGGGTCGTTATGACTGACAATTTCACCGGCCGGCTTGTGGTACATCAATACGCGCGGCGGGCGCTTGCTGACTTTACGATGCAACAGCTTGCCATTGATACGGACCTGGTCAGCCGGCAGAATCCGCTGACCGATGTGAGCAGGCTCGCCATTGACCGAGACGCGGCCGGCAATAATCAGTTCTTCCATATCGCGCCGTGATCCGAGACCGACTTCCGCCAGCACTTTGTGCAGTTTTGGCGCGTCATCATCGGCGATCAGATCACGCTGACCATTTTTACCGCGACGTTCATGCTGTGGACGATTGCCCGGGCCGCCTTCTTCTGCGGAACTATCGAAAGCCTCCGAGGTGACGTAGGAAAAAATATCTTCGGCCGCATTGCCATTGTTGCGCGCACCGAGTTGCGGCGCTTTGGTCTTGCCCTGGCCTTTGACGAAAGGCTTTTTACCTTTGGGATTCTGACGTTGCCGATCTTGTCCTTGCTTGCGTGATTCAGCAATCGCGTTGTCGGCGACGGGAATAGGCGCATTGGGCATTGCATCGAAGCTCATCATTTCAGTCTGATGCGGTGCCGGTGGAACTGTACCCTCGCCGGCTGCCTCGGCTGCCCGTTGAGCGATCCGATTGTTACGCATGGCGCGGGGGCCACGTACGCCGCGGCGCGGTGTTTTGTCACGGGGGGCTTCCGCACCCGGGGTATCGAACAGTTGTGGCGCGGACGATGTCGGCTCGCTACTGACGGTCACGACGACCACCGGACGCGGGGCTGTCAATATTTTCTGCACCGGAGCCTCCACGACCACGGCAGCTGCGGCTTCGGCGACGATCACTGGTTTGGCGCGTGGCTTGGGTTTCGCTTTGATCACCGGTACGGGCGCCGACACGGCGTCTGCAGTAACAGGCAATGCGGCCTCGGTCGCCAGTTCCTTAACTACCTTGGCCCGTGAAGCCCGCTTCTTCGGTGCCGGCTTTTCTGCCGTCTCGGCGGATGCGGTCTCAGTCGTCTTGAGCGGCAATG harbors:
- the rbfA gene encoding 30S ribosome-binding factor RbfA; translation: MAKHSKSIPGRGLRVADQIQRDLSELIAYELKDPRVGMITLTEVQVTPDYAHAKVFFTTLQDDPVAVRGTLEVLNKAAGFLRTQLGRRLSIHTLPQLHFVHDDSTVRGLHMSKLIDEANATRAKDADES
- the truB gene encoding tRNA pseudouridine(55) synthase TruB → MASFQPKKKRVPVHGVLLLDKPVGHSSNDALIAAKRLLNAEKAGHTGTLDPFATGLLPLCFGEATKFAQDLLEADKTYETVVHLGVQTTTGDTEGEVLQTLEVDVTPEQIATVLERFRGPQEQTPPMYSALKRDGKPLYEYARAGITLEREARPVVIHALEMLQYQAPYLHLRVCCSKGTYIRVLGEDIGAALGCGAHLQALRRTGVGVLTLKDGITLEQFAAIPESERATSLMPVDALLTSFPVVELPEVLAQRFLQGQRLSLGKEQISAPEQLGRVRVYRREDQQLLGTGLMQEFTVLAPERLISTVQFQN
- the typA gene encoding translational GTPase TypA, whose protein sequence is MSTPKRAIRNIAIIAHVDHGKTTLVDQLLRQSGTFRENQQVDARVMDSNDIEKERGITILSKNCAVEYKGTHINIVDTPGHADFGGEVERVLSMVDSVLLLVDAQEGPMPQTRFVTRKALALGLKPIVVVNKIDRENADPQKAVNATFELFDKLGATDEQLDFPIIYASGFKGYAGLEDSIREGNMEPLFDAILEHVPAREDDPDGPLQLQITSLEYSSYVGKIGVGRILRGRVKALQDVVWMNGPDDKPTKARINQVLTFRGLDRVQVDEALAGDIVLINGIEDISIGSTICAPDTPEGLPMLKIDEPTLTMNFMVNNSPLAGREGKFVTTRQIRDRLDRELKANMALRVVQAENDDSTYEVSGRGELHLTILIENMRREGFELAVSRPRVVYKMVDGERHEPYENLTVDVEENNQGGVMEELGRRRGDLQNMEPDGKGRVRLEYRIPARGLIGFQGEFMTLTRGTGLMSHVFDEYAPVDNSKGELGGRRNGVLISQDDGAAVAYAIWKLQDRGRMFVSHNDPVYEGMIIGIHSRDNDLVVNPIKGKQLTNVRSSGTDEAVRLVPPIEMSLEYAVEFIDDDELVEVTPKSIRLRKRYLKENERKKAGRDS
- a CDS encoding ShlB/FhaC/HecB family hemolysin secretion/activation protein, with the protein product MKKQAAARKLSTHAVRHMHYAGMALLLSAAFADARGQSTSIDANEQQRRRSQSEAVERENQSQSPRVELRAPQTTTDELESLALPSESPCFKINSLLLEVPPHLSPALRQAGASQLTFDPFRFAQQYLDQYAGTCIGKEGLNLIVRRLTRLILIQGYSTTRIGIPEQELSSGTLTLALIPGIIRNIRFADPEQRGTWVNAFPTGPGRLLNLRELEQGLEQMKRVPSQDVSMEIVPGAVPGESDVVIAVTRSKPWRLSTTLDDSGAKATGKLQGGLNLSIDNPLGLNDLLNLSLNTDVDRRGGDRGTGGNSLYYGLPLGNWTLALSAGNYRYHQKVAGLYQQFVASGNSRNLDLKIAHLFQRDPSQKNSWQFKVGKRLSSSFINSTEINVQRRNTTYAELAWIHTHYFGPAQLDLTLANRWGTAWLGGQGEADWRTENDPMHRYSLQSLDANLVLPFSVAGQPLTYTGTLRAQTTRSRLYMSDMFAIGNRYTVRGFDGETMLAAERGFFLRNDLEAPIARSKHAVYAGLDVGKVYGPSVRYLLGDSLVGTTVGVRGRIGGMNYDLFSGWSLYKPQGMPNASPAIGFQLSYQY
- the infB gene encoding translation initiation factor IF-2, coding for MASNNVAQFATELKMPADLLLTQLKSAGVDKSSEDDALSKEDKDRLLEHLRRVRGAAPDSDKKKITLTRKETTEIKQADATGKSRTIQVEVRKKRTFIKRDEAPQETAAAQEEAPVPVIDQAEIERRAAEAQRQVELIARQEADLREKQQRLAQLEAEEIAQAKAAEEHAKQAEREAKLAAKAEVAAEQAVAAIPVAAPEQTDPAEAEKKRAAAEEAKKKTELASKEAADRVVATERARKAVADEVAQIKAMMNAPRRVIKAPEPVVAPVVAKPAEGTLHKPADKKPGEKKDEKKPVVDKKSIKSANVSSTWQDDAKKRGTGMKARGPSGGGRDSWRGGPKGRRSNQQDDHESNFQAPTEAVVKDVHIPETITVAEVAHKMSVKASEVIKHLMKLGQMVTINQVLDQETAMIVVEEMGHRAFAAKLDDPEALLEEGVEHVDAIVLARAPVVTVMGHVDHGKTSLLDYIRRTKVASGEAGGITQHIGAYHVETSGGMITFLDTPGHEAFTAMRARGAKATDIVILVVAADDGVMPQTKEAIAHAKASGVPLVVAINKIDKPGSNLDRVKQELVAEGVVPEEYGGESPFIGVSAKTGEGIDSLLEQVLLQAEVLELTSAINVPARGLVIEAKLDKGRGPVATILVQSGTLKRGDVVLAGSSFGRVRAMLDENGKSITEAGPSIPVEIQGLTEVPVAGEEVLVMSDERKAREIGLFRQGKFRDVKLAKQQAAKLENMFDQMAEGEVKNLPMIVKTDVQGSQEALVQSLQKLSNSEVRVQVVHAAVGGITESDVNLAVASKAVIIGFNTRADASARKLAEANGVDIRYYNIIYDAVDEVRAAMSGMLSPEKREQSLGLVEIRQVFLVSKVGAIAGCYVLEGLVRRGSSVRLLRDNVVLWTGDLDSLKRFKDDAKEVRAGFECGLSLKNFNDIQVGDQLEIFEVQEIARTM